The DNA sequence AAAAGGAGATTTTAGTGAATAGGTTAGATCTGAAATCCTCATGAGGaataaaacagttaaatcaCACAGCGAGCAAGTCTCATCTCCTCAGTGAGACATGAACCCTGCCTGTTTGACCTGGATGACTGTCTCTACTTTGTATATGATGAACAGTTTGAGCTGGGCTTCATGAATAttaggggagggggaggggggggggggggtcgataCAGCATAGTATCACGATATTTTGCATGACAATATGGACGCCAACTATCGATCTTTTATTGTAGGAATTATAAATGAAAATTGAAGTTATTATTTCCTTCTGGAGACATAATTTGCAGGTGAGAGACGGTAATGAATTTCAATATAtcgcaatatatttaaaattgcaATAATATTGTATTGTGACACATAACTAGGGCtgggtgattatggcaaaaattaaaatcatgattaattgaactttattatgattaatgaaggattatctccactcttgatgaacaatgatgtattttcacagtttctttagtttagtattttccactgctgccctcacacatgaggatcttgttttaaccttcctgttgtcctcccgggtcaaattgaccctgtctgttttgactgttcctttcctttcctcccttcctccttcctttcttcatccttctctctttctttcctccccctaccttccttctctccctccttccttcctctgtccttctttccttccttcctcttttcttttctccgtccccccttccttcctcccttccttctttcctttcctcccttccttccttcctttctcccttgactcgagggcaacaggagggttaaggtgtgacgctgtggttaatgtctagttgacttgattagaactatgtaaagatcatggtttgggttcaaatcatcactggagacaagttttcaaatcccttaaagatatgcaacctttgctgtcatggcaacagtgaacaccaccattaattgacatgagcaagattaagtcaattagagtttctaaatgtcagtttggattatttttcgattaattgcccagccttACTGTATAAAAGTCAACATACCCATGATGTACTGGATGGATTTCTCCTGTGAATGTTACAGTAGATTATATAGAAGCATGAGTGACAATAAAACTGAACCTTTAACCTTTTTTCTGACCTCATGGTGACGCTACCTGAAAAGTCAATGAATAAACAAATTAGTCAAGACTCAACGTCTCTAAGGATTTGTTGTTTCATCAtagtcagaggtcagaggtcagaggtcagagcgTCTCTGCAGGACAGTGTGTCTTTAACCgtggtgtgttttctttgtgtgtgacagactcTGGTCTCCGAGTGAATCCATGGCAGGTGTGTAAGAGCTCGTCCTCCACCGCCTGACTCACAGGACAAAGAAGTGCAGATATACCAGATTGAACATGTCTCTTTTGGGAGGAGTTTCGTCCTCCGTCGTCCTGTCTCCCAGGAGGGAAACGGCGGCGCTGCAGACCAACCCGGCCGACGTCCCGGCACTGGAGATCAAACTGGGAGCGCTGGTGGTCCTGCTGTCCATCACGCTGCTGTTCGGCTTCGCTCCTCTCTGCATCATCCGGGGGGGCGGCCGCTGCAGCGTCAACCCAGGTAAAGAGTCTGGATTCATGCTGTGATGCAGTCTGTACACAGCAGGTGATCATCTCAGCAGCGctggaaagtaactaaatacatttactcaaatactgcatttaagtacaattttgaagtACTTTGCtgcagtatttccatgtgatgctactttctactccactacatttatttaacagctttagttacttttcagatgtagatttgacacaatggataatataacaagcttttaaaatacaacacattgttaaagatgaaaccaaaaagcagtgtgtagtcggctcacatgtcagatgtctatgagttgttaacagctccaccaaatagtgattcttccctctaaacatctcacatgctttcatttcaataaatgttcaaatgatccaatatttcagcaaagatcaaagattagagaaaaagtccaaaatctgaaaacacatttgtgtattagaactttgttttttcttctttcccattaatcatctcagcagccctcacatttatctgctgaccctttggaggggccccacccctaggttgggaaccactggactaaaccagagacattataataagaggagacatatcactgaaaaaatctcccattgaaatgcatagggaaactacattacgccaagatggccggtgtttgcacatgtcccgcctcttctggtgccgttgctccaatcattttgctggtcctacgcggtcacgttttctgcgacacttggaagtcattttcaacacagactttttaaaacacatgatcagcagtttatactactttgtgtacatatattttgtaatgctttatccaaaattgtggcatgatctgggaaagttgactgtgagcaaactcctgtctctactgtgagcgtaagatgacgtcttgctgtcagtgtcTGCCGTAAacgaagactgtcgtgaagtattgcgcatgcgcagtccaagatgcctgtaaggaaaaaggcttttaaaacgttaatttgataccaaaccatcaaaccctttcagcgattatcatttgattttcatcgtgatttcaaaacatatgttttttatgtcccttagacctcggaaaatggagatacagctctctccctattcatttagatagccggttggtcttcctatggccaaatagctgcccggaggcgtggccaatgttgccgccgagtgagacgacttgccttagaaggactttgactaaactagctaactgtatataaagtagtataaactagctaactgtatataaagtagtgtaaactagctaactgtatataaagtagtataaactagctaactgtatataaagtagtgtaaactagctaactgtatataaagtagtgtaaactagctaactgtatataaagtagtataaactagctaactgtatataaagtagtataaattagctaactgtatataaagtagtgtaaactagctaactgtatataaagtagtgtaaactagctaactgtatataaagtagtataaactatctaactgtatataaagtagtataaactagctaactgtatatacagtagtgtaaactagctaactgtatataaagtagtataaactatctaactgcatataaagtagtataaagtagtgtaaactagctaactgtatataaagtagtataaactagctaactgtatataaagtacagtaaactagctaactgtatataaagtagtgtaaactagcttactgtatataaagtagtgtaaactagctaactgtatataaagtagtataaactagctaactgtatataaagtggtgtaaactagctaactgtatataaagtagtgtaaactagcttactgtatataaagtagtataaactagctaactgtatataaagtggtgtaaactagctaactgtatataaagtagtgtaaactagctaactgcatataaagtagtgtaaactagctaactgtatataaagtagtataaactagctaactgtatataaagtggtgtaaactagctaactgtatataaagtagtgtaaactagctaactgtatataaagtagtgtaaactagctaactgtatataaagtagtgtaaactagctaactgtatataaagtagtgtaaactagctaactgtatataaagtagtgtaaactagctaactgtatataaagtagtataaactagctaactgtatataaagtggtgtaaactagctaactgtatataaagtagtgtaaactagcttactgtatataaagtagtataaactagctaactgtatataaagtggtgtaaactagctaactgtatataaagtagtgtaaactagctaactgtatataaagtagtgtaaactagctaactgtatataaagtcagagacattataataagagccttagaaggactttggtaaagtagtgtaaactagctccacctccagcagctacatcAGTAACATGTTGCTCtgacactgatgcttcactattaataatctaatgatgtcattcataataatatatcactacttttattgtaatactgcatactacagcactcataatactgcagtacttttactgtaatactgcatactacatcactcataatactgcagtacttttactgtaatactacatactacatcactcataatactgcagtacttttactgtaatactgcatactacatcactcataatactgcagtacttttactgtaatactgcatactacatcactcatagtactgcagtacttatattacattgctgtattgtttttactgaagtaaatgatctgaatacttcttccactgaTGGTTCTTTGTGTTGCAGAGTCACGGCGCAGGCTGCTGAGTTTGATCAGCTGTTTTGCTGGAGGAGTTTTCTTGGCCACGTGCCTGCTGGACCTGCTGCCAGACTACCTGCAGGACATCAACGAGGCCTTCAGCAATGCAGGAATCACAGTAAGATCTCACAAATCCAACCCTAAACCCTCTGTCATCACACAGTTGACTGTTTCTAGACACCACTACAATATAgagtatatatactgtatatatggtTGTCAAAAACAACTTGTCAACTTGTCATTCATGGTATTTTAGGTGTCAAGTCATAGTGAACACTTTAATctctgttcatgttcatgtccaTAAATAGTTTCAAGTTGTGTCATTTATAGTCTAAACATTAAGTTTCACCAcagttatttattatatagTATAGATGTATCAAGTGTGCTCAGAAACGTAAAGGACGATATAAAcctgtttatctgtctgtaatgattcctcctgttcatactgaccattagatctcttcataatgctctgagtcaaatcttcatcttctatgtttcaacgttacagtgtttttagtagcaaagtctttttgttactatacttccaccacagctcaacaggaaacactaagaggagatatgatgctaaaaacactgtaaatgtgtcagatatcacttgatatgactaactcacactgatgaagctcaccTTTTTTAGATTTagtctccatcactttacattggaagcacatttgaaggagatcttttaatagtcagtatgaacagggggGATGATTACCTCTTTCACTGTTGACATTCAAATTGTGAAACCATCCTTATCTGTGATCTGAATCTTCTCCACATCCGCTGCTTTAACTCTTCAGCAGTTTTTCATCCTGTGTTGACAGAGATGGTGATGGCTGATTAGTCTGCAAATGTACAGACACTTCATTAATTATATACCatattaatattcataatatactttttttaagcCATAGTGGGAGTTTTCCATTTCAGAAAgtgctttgtgtttatttagaGTTACTGTAACTCAAACCACAGCCATCAATGCTGAACTTTGAAAGAGGCAGAgacatattctgcacatttccaggtctctatatatatattctagGGCTCTcctggaatatatttgcatgactTACAGttaaaactctttatttatcttatactgaccctttatgcagcccttcTGTCCCTATCACCTTCCAGTAGCTCTGAAGACCACATCAAAAAACCCTGAAATAaactatagtagcaggattttgctgtttttttctcattctttattgaaatgtcaacttctcaagtACTGCCATAAATGTTGGTGCTGAATTAGATCTTTAAATATGGAAACagcttagcaaccaccttagaaACCAAGGCCACAGATCAGATAGATGTTTATTAGCAGGTGTAGATGTGGGAGAAGGAACAGTCACAAACTGTCCAGAGCAGGTTTAAGCTCTGACCTTTGAGCATTTCCACATACGCTTACCTCAACAGAAAACCACACAAAGCTGAGTATGTctcctttaacccttacatactgttcagggtcaaatttgactcatcgttttacatttgagagctgtaaaaaacaCACTATGCACAGTTCTGTTAGCTGGACCTTTCCCCCTGTACACAAATCGAAAAAATCAGTTTGCTCTCTGAcatctttaattattattcaaacatttattaagtGCTGACAAGGagtttatgaatatgaattggtgTATAGATTAATAatgaatcagaatatgaacagtatggtTTAAGTATGTGTCGCCTTGTTCACCAGGTGTGTCAACTGATCACACTCATGGTGgcttcactttctttcctcacttgaGAACCAACTCTGCTCAGATTATATTGTTCGGCGTCCAAAGATGTTTCAGAAACTAGAAACACAGAGTCTCCAGGCagctgtttggtttgtctggaCTAACCTgtgttcttcctctctgtttgcaGCTGCAGTTTCCTTTGCCTGAGTTCATCATGGCGATGGGCTTcttcctggtcctggtcctggagCAGATAGTCCTGGCCTTCAAGGAGCAATCGTCTTTACACCCGGAGGAGCGGCGGGCTCTGCTGGTGGACTCCAGTGTCCAGCATCACTCCCATCAACGCCGCCGGGGGTCAGAGGAGTCGGACGGTGGCCACTTCCACGTGGACTTTGGCTCCCAGTCCGCCCTGCGTGCCTTCATCCTGGTCTTCTCACTGTCTCTGCACTCGGTGTTCGAGGGTTTGGCGGTGGGGCTGCTGGAGGAAGGGAAGGCGGTGCTGGAGATCTGCCTGGCCCTGATGATCCACAAAAGCATCATCTCCTTCAGTCTGGCCTTCAAACTAACCCAGGGCCGGCTGCGGCGCTCAGTGGTGGCCGgctgcctgctgctgtttgcCATCATGTCCCCGCTGGGTATCGGCCTCGGCATCGCCCTCACCGAGACCAAGGCGTCCCCGCAGCACCAGCTGGCCCGCTCCACACTGGAGGGGCTGGCGGTGGGAACCTTCATCTACATCACATTCATGGAGATCCTACCGCACGAGCTCAGCAACGGCAGGTACCGCATCCCCAAGGTGGCCATGTTGCTGGTGGGCTTCGCCGTGGTCACCGCTGTGCTCTTCATCAAACTG is a window from the Scomber japonicus isolate fScoJap1 chromosome 10, fScoJap1.pri, whole genome shotgun sequence genome containing:
- the LOC128366152 gene encoding zinc transporter ZIP1-like, with translation MSLLGGVSSSVVLSPRRETAALQTNPADVPALEIKLGALVVLLSITLLFGFAPLCIIRGGGRCSVNPESRRRLLSLISCFAGGVFLATCLLDLLPDYLQDINEAFSNAGITLQFPLPEFIMAMGFFLVLVLEQIVLAFKEQSSLHPEERRALLVDSSVQHHSHQRRRGSEESDGGHFHVDFGSQSALRAFILVFSLSLHSVFEGLAVGLLEEGKAVLEICLALMIHKSIISFSLAFKLTQGRLRRSVVAGCLLLFAIMSPLGIGLGIALTETKASPQHQLARSTLEGLAVGTFIYITFMEILPHELSNGRYRIPKVAMLLVGFAVVTAVLFIKL